A part of Paenibacillus donghaensis genomic DNA contains:
- a CDS encoding metal-dependent hydrolase, translated as MMGKSHIIISTGVSLSVMSLLDYDITLPAIAVAVVSSLLPDIDEPNSLLVRKAIPEFMLRLLQVALIGAGIYLFFADIAETPWNMVLALLVGSVSFLPGRRLRHLVMLLIAVGVFAFADAYEPWNYIAACVLVVVSVVPHRGLTHTLYAVAGWGALLYFASQGMDDGGSLWLAGGLSYAMHLLADSLTQRGITPLPPIPLKLRFKLMSTGTKKGKKVESICIVITLVLALYAFVLTL; from the coding sequence ATGATGGGCAAATCCCACATAATCATTAGTACAGGGGTTAGCTTATCGGTTATGAGCTTGCTGGACTATGACATTACCCTTCCAGCTATCGCGGTAGCGGTAGTAAGCTCGCTGCTGCCCGATATTGACGAGCCGAATTCGCTGCTGGTGCGCAAGGCGATCCCCGAGTTTATGCTCAGGCTGCTGCAGGTGGCCCTAATCGGGGCTGGTATTTACCTGTTTTTTGCCGACATTGCCGAGACGCCCTGGAATATGGTGCTGGCCCTGCTCGTAGGCAGCGTATCTTTCCTGCCTGGCCGCAGGCTGCGCCATCTGGTGATGCTGCTGATTGCGGTCGGCGTATTTGCTTTTGCAGATGCCTATGAACCCTGGAATTACATCGCGGCCTGTGTGCTGGTGGTGGTATCGGTCGTTCCGCACCGCGGGCTGACGCATACGCTTTATGCGGTTGCCGGCTGGGGAGCGTTGCTGTATTTCGCCTCCCAAGGCATGGATGACGGCGGCAGCCTGTGGCTCGCAGGCGGCTTGTCTTATGCGATGCATCTGCTGGCCGATTCGCTGACCCAACGCGGAATTACCCCGCTGCCGCCGATTCCGCTGAAGCTGCGCTTCAAGCTGATGAGCACCGGCACGAAGAAGGGCAAGAAGGTCGAGAGCATCTGCATTGTGATCACGCTGGTGCTGGCACTCTATGCTTTTGTGCTCACCCTTTGA
- a CDS encoding TetR/AcrR family transcriptional regulator, producing the protein MTKKQLKELRMESLLLAAVEEFLEKGYDGASVDAIAKRAGVSKGGFYHHFPNKEVLMMEANQKLSEPIMEMVEKACLNSSAMDGLRQYIKEYLKYWVSRPRELSFLFLSMSKALGAPALMEYYREYIKQSTAFFVGMFQKAVESGEADMRDPEAYGISLMGALDGVVSYAMIHPEEDIKILAERFGQVWLK; encoded by the coding sequence ATGACAAAAAAGCAGTTAAAAGAACTTAGAATGGAGTCTTTGCTCCTGGCAGCAGTAGAAGAATTTCTCGAAAAGGGCTATGATGGCGCATCTGTAGATGCAATAGCCAAGAGAGCCGGTGTTAGTAAGGGCGGCTTTTATCATCATTTTCCAAATAAGGAAGTACTAATGATGGAGGCGAATCAGAAGCTTTCAGAGCCAATAATGGAAATGGTAGAAAAGGCTTGCTTGAATAGTAGTGCTATGGATGGATTAAGACAATATATTAAAGAATACTTGAAATATTGGGTAAGCAGGCCAAGAGAACTGAGTTTTCTTTTCTTATCGATGTCAAAAGCATTGGGAGCTCCCGCCCTTATGGAGTATTACAGAGAATATATAAAACAAAGTACCGCTTTCTTTGTGGGTATGTTTCAAAAAGCAGTTGAATCAGGTGAGGCTGATATGAGGGACCCCGAAGCCTATGGGATATCTTTGATGGGAGCACTAGATGGGGTAGTTTCTTATGCGATGATTCATCCTGAAGAGGATATTAAGATTCTGGCAGAACGTTTTGGGCAGGTCTGGCTGAAATAA
- a CDS encoding ABC transporter ATP-binding protein, whose amino-acid sequence MEHEIFLSVEGLSKKYGELLAVDDVSFSVRKGEVFGLLGPNGAGKTTTIRMLCGLLKVDSGHITLNGISMSSGYERIKAMIGLCPQEIVIWELLTCLEQLKFAGMSYGLTSRVAGNKAESLLQSLGLWDKRNKLAKTLSGGMQRRLNIALALVHDPKLIILDEPQAGLDPQSRILVRDFIRQLAQERTVILTTHDMDEADRLSDRVAIIDHGKVLLIDTPEKLKEKSGAGDILQIRVNGVSKDLAHQVLKSMPHECTERTYSDGLFLLGASGVLELIPMVNKRLQAFNIHIEDMTIRKRTLEDAFIAVTGRGLRE is encoded by the coding sequence ATGGAGCATGAGATATTTCTTTCTGTAGAAGGATTAAGCAAAAAATATGGTGAACTGCTCGCAGTAGACGATGTAAGCTTCTCGGTGCGTAAGGGAGAAGTCTTCGGGTTGCTGGGACCCAATGGTGCCGGTAAAACCACTACCATAAGAATGTTATGTGGTCTATTAAAAGTGGATTCAGGCCATATTACTTTAAATGGAATCTCGATGTCTTCGGGCTATGAGCGTATAAAAGCTATGATAGGGCTGTGTCCGCAGGAAATTGTTATATGGGAGCTGCTTACCTGCCTTGAGCAATTGAAATTTGCCGGGATGTCCTATGGGCTAACCTCCAGGGTTGCCGGTAATAAGGCAGAAAGCCTTCTGCAATCGCTTGGACTTTGGGATAAAAGAAATAAGCTTGCCAAGACGCTGTCAGGCGGTATGCAAAGGAGACTCAATATAGCACTGGCACTTGTCCATGATCCGAAGCTGATCATATTGGACGAACCTCAGGCAGGGCTCGACCCTCAGAGCAGGATTCTGGTACGTGACTTCATCAGGCAATTGGCACAAGAAAGAACGGTGATTCTTACAACGCATGACATGGATGAAGCCGACAGACTTTCAGACAGGGTGGCCATCATTGACCATGGGAAGGTGCTTTTGATAGACACTCCTGAGAAGCTCAAGGAAAAATCCGGGGCGGGGGATATTTTGCAGATACGGGTAAACGGGGTAAGCAAAGATTTAGCACATCAAGTGTTGAAGTCTATGCCGCATGAATGTACAGAGAGAACATATTCGGATGGACTATTTCTGCTTGGGGCGAGTGGAGTTCTTGAGCTTATTCCAATGGTAAACAAGAGATTACAAGCTTTTAACATACATATAGAGGATATGACGATCAGAAAGCGGACACTTGAGGATGCATTTATTGCTGTCACAGGAAGGGGGCTTCGGGAATGA
- a CDS encoding ABC transporter permease: MKLAASVTKSFKENIRDWKVLVMVLMFSPFFLLLMNLFYGGEATTYHLGVLNLDSGRASIELINSLETMKGQDNSRIFNLTDFSNQDQLKAKVKEKTIDIGIVIPEDYSDRLAIKAAKNNGNPALVDFYGSMGNMRYSVAAVLTADSVYKQGMDVAKIMLPASISETFVEKKQPLNEFEGYVPGLISLAVLMVLFTASASIVKENDNKTLIRLKLSRLGAFNFLAGICITQAIVAAGAIVLSYWTALGLGYRPAGGFGAILVVGIISSFAMVAISLVVASFLNTVFDVLTVGCFPFFILMFFSGSMFPLPKMNLFTIHGHSFGIIDILPLTHTANAFNDILNDGAGLNEVWFDFVMIAILTVIYFVIGLILYQRRKLSRA; encoded by the coding sequence ATGAAACTGGCTGCTTCTGTTACCAAATCCTTCAAGGAGAACATAAGGGATTGGAAAGTTCTTGTGATGGTGTTAATGTTCTCTCCGTTCTTTTTATTACTAATGAACCTTTTTTATGGAGGAGAAGCTACCACCTATCATTTAGGAGTTCTGAATTTAGATTCAGGCCGTGCATCCATCGAATTAATCAACAGCCTGGAGACGATGAAGGGGCAGGACAACTCGCGAATATTTAATTTAACCGATTTCAGTAACCAAGATCAATTAAAGGCAAAGGTAAAAGAAAAGACCATAGATATAGGAATCGTTATACCTGAAGATTATTCTGACAGATTAGCCATCAAGGCTGCTAAGAACAATGGAAACCCTGCTCTTGTAGACTTTTATGGAAGCATGGGAAATATGAGGTATTCGGTTGCGGCGGTACTCACGGCAGATAGTGTTTACAAACAAGGCATGGATGTTGCCAAAATAATGTTGCCCGCAAGTATAAGTGAAACTTTTGTTGAGAAGAAGCAGCCCTTGAATGAATTTGAAGGATATGTTCCAGGCTTAATCTCTTTGGCTGTTTTAATGGTTCTTTTTACAGCATCCGCTTCAATTGTGAAGGAAAATGATAACAAGACACTCATAAGATTGAAGCTCAGCCGTCTTGGAGCGTTTAATTTCCTTGCCGGTATATGTATTACGCAAGCAATAGTAGCAGCAGGAGCAATTGTTCTTTCATACTGGACGGCGCTTGGGTTAGGCTACAGACCGGCAGGAGGATTCGGCGCAATCCTTGTCGTTGGGATCATCTCGAGCTTCGCAATGGTTGCGATAAGCTTAGTGGTAGCAAGCTTCCTAAATACAGTTTTTGATGTTTTAACCGTGGGTTGTTTTCCTTTCTTTATTCTGATGTTTTTTTCAGGCAGTATGTTCCCCCTACCTAAGATGAATTTATTTACAATCCACGGGCATTCCTTTGGGATAATAGATATATTGCCGCTTACGCATACCGCAAATGCATTTAATGACATCTTGAATGATGGAGCAGGCTTAAATGAGGTTTGGTTTGATTTCGTAATGATTGCTATACTCACAGTAATATATTTTGTAATAGGATTAATACTCTACCAGAGGCGTAAGCTTTCCAGAGCATAG
- a CDS encoding lipoate--protein ligase: protein MLFIDNTGITDATVNLAIEEYALKYLPMDESYLLFYINSPSIIIGKHQNTIEEINQEYVKDNNIQVVRRLSGGGAVYHDLGNLNFSFITKDDGQSFHNFLKFTQPVIDYLQSMGVNAELSGRNDLQVGEQKISGNAQFSSRGRMFSHGTLMFNLNLEDVQASLNVNPEKFKSKSTKSVRSRVANIKDLLGTDMTIEEFRNGLLRSIFGMEPAEVPQYKLEMDDWVRIGEISKEHYQNWDWNYGLSPKSNVKHMRKFPAGLVDIRMDIEDALIKDIKIYGDFFGVGDVVDVENALRGRRYEQAEVRAALADLELGHYFGRIEPEDFIGLIFLEE from the coding sequence ATGCTTTTTATTGATAACACAGGGATTACGGATGCAACCGTCAATCTGGCGATTGAGGAATACGCGCTGAAATATCTGCCGATGGACGAGAGTTATCTGCTTTTTTATATCAACAGCCCGTCTATCATTATCGGCAAACACCAGAACACGATCGAAGAGATCAACCAGGAGTATGTCAAGGACAACAACATTCAAGTGGTGCGGCGGTTGTCCGGCGGCGGTGCGGTCTATCATGACCTCGGCAATCTGAACTTCAGCTTCATTACCAAGGATGATGGCCAGTCCTTTCATAATTTTCTTAAATTCACCCAGCCGGTCATCGATTATCTGCAGAGCATGGGTGTGAATGCCGAGCTTAGCGGACGCAACGACCTCCAGGTCGGCGAGCAAAAAATCTCCGGAAATGCACAGTTCTCCTCGCGCGGACGCATGTTCAGCCACGGTACCCTGATGTTCAACCTTAATCTGGAGGATGTGCAGGCCTCGCTCAATGTGAATCCCGAGAAATTCAAATCCAAGAGCACCAAGTCTGTCCGCAGCCGGGTCGCCAACATCAAAGACCTGCTGGGAACAGACATGACGATTGAGGAATTCCGCAACGGACTGCTGCGCTCGATCTTTGGCATGGAACCTGCCGAGGTACCCCAGTACAAGCTGGAGATGGACGATTGGGTCCGGATCGGTGAGATCTCCAAGGAGCATTACCAGAACTGGGATTGGAACTACGGGCTGTCTCCCAAGAGCAATGTGAAGCATATGCGCAAATTCCCGGCCGGGTTGGTCGATATCCGCATGGATATTGAAGACGCGCTGATCAAGGATATCAAGATCTATGGTGACTTCTTCGGAGTCGGCGATGTGGTAGACGTGGAGAACGCGCTGCGCGGCAGACGCTACGAGCAGGCAGAGGTCAGAGCCGCCCTGGCGGATCTGGAGCTGGGACATTACTTTGGCCGCATTGAGCCGGAGGACTTTATCGGATTGATTTTCTTGGAGGAATAG
- a CDS encoding pyridoxal phosphate-dependent aminotransferase, translated as MLEKYGHGGDLLTAAELFGVKEGEGAFIDFSANINPLGPPPGVLEVLRQHGLAAVTAYPDPGHRRFKQLLAEQLDVDSSQITVANGAAESMALLLLALAPQKVGIVEPCFSEYRQLAEQFGAEVLSVHGTAEQSFRAEAGAICGLLEQVDLLFLGQPNNPNGVQYSLAELRLLAQHAEACGTCLAVDEAFIDFIEEEQRQSLLPELTRYPQVVLVRSMTKFYAIPGLRLGFTLARPELAAAMTGKQVTWSVNGLALLAGEACLRSGPEYERATREGIAAARALLRQGLLALGCDVPPGEANFLLCGLPAPWGAAQMQEALGRTGLLVRSCAMYPGLGPGHIRVAVKGRADNALLLLRMEELMRAGPSRKGRARCGGLREK; from the coding sequence ATGCTGGAAAAATACGGCCACGGCGGAGATTTGCTGACAGCGGCTGAACTGTTCGGGGTTAAGGAAGGGGAAGGCGCTTTTATCGATTTCAGCGCCAATATCAACCCGCTCGGTCCGCCGCCGGGCGTGCTGGAGGTGCTGCGGCAGCATGGTCTGGCTGCGGTGACCGCTTACCCGGACCCGGGGCACCGCCGCTTCAAGCAGCTGCTGGCGGAGCAACTGGATGTGGACAGCAGCCAGATTACCGTTGCCAACGGGGCAGCGGAATCGATGGCCTTACTGCTGCTGGCGCTGGCCCCGCAGAAGGTGGGCATCGTGGAGCCGTGCTTCTCCGAGTACCGCCAGCTCGCGGAGCAGTTCGGTGCCGAGGTACTATCGGTGCACGGAACGGCGGAGCAGAGCTTCCGGGCAGAGGCCGGGGCCATCTGCGGATTGCTGGAGCAGGTGGACCTGCTGTTCCTAGGCCAGCCGAACAACCCGAACGGCGTACAGTATTCACTCGCGGAGCTGCGGCTGCTGGCGCAGCATGCTGAGGCTTGCGGCACCTGCCTGGCGGTGGACGAGGCGTTTATTGACTTTATCGAAGAGGAGCAGCGTCAGTCGCTGCTACCGGAGCTTACCCGCTACCCGCAGGTGGTGCTGGTGCGGTCGATGACGAAGTTCTACGCCATCCCCGGCCTGCGGCTCGGGTTCACGCTCGCCCGTCCGGAGCTGGCCGCCGCTATGACCGGCAAGCAGGTGACCTGGAGCGTGAACGGCCTAGCGCTGCTGGCCGGGGAGGCTTGCCTGCGCAGCGGCCCCGAGTATGAGCGGGCCACGCGGGAGGGCATTGCAGCAGCGCGCGCGCTGCTGCGGCAGGGTCTGCTTGCGCTCGGCTGCGACGTGCCGCCGGGCGAAGCGAACTTCCTGCTCTGCGGCCTGCCTGCCCCTTGGGGCGCCGCTCAGATGCAGGAAGCGCTCGGGCGCACCGGCCTGCTGGTGCGCAGCTGCGCGATGTACCCGGGGCTGGGACCCGGGCACATCCGCGTGGCCGTCAAGGGCCGCGCCGACAACGCGCTCCTCCTGCTGCGCATGGAGGAGCTTATGCGGGCTGGGCCTAGCCGTAAGGGCCGTGCCCGCTGCGGTGGGCTGCGTGAAAAATAA
- a CDS encoding adenosylcobinamide amidohydrolase → MDKQITPFFDGDQPRIYQSKVWPGLTLELKSGHLLLEFPTEADGLSSAVYGGGMVRLKRAVNQFVSRDYECSNPVRDMEQQLRQWGYPLEGCAGLMTAVPLEHAAVLEEDTGSAGIWCCVTAAAGNAARAGVLRPVLQAYRPGTINLMLAIDGCLTPAAMVNAVMTATEAKAAALADLGITDPENGLTATGTTTDAVVLAVSGSRRYAAEHVYAGTATDLGGAIGRLVYTAVTASLQSVQAAQLLDSGAAALAQQARNSDL, encoded by the coding sequence GTGGACAAACAGATTACACCATTCTTCGATGGAGATCAGCCGCGTATTTACCAATCCAAGGTATGGCCAGGGCTTACGCTGGAGTTGAAAAGCGGGCATCTGCTACTTGAATTCCCAACAGAGGCAGATGGGCTGTCCAGCGCTGTTTATGGCGGAGGAATGGTCCGGCTGAAGCGGGCTGTTAATCAATTTGTCAGCCGTGATTACGAATGCAGCAATCCTGTGCGTGATATGGAACAGCAGCTGCGGCAATGGGGTTACCCGCTGGAAGGCTGCGCCGGTCTGATGACGGCCGTGCCGCTGGAGCATGCTGCCGTCCTGGAGGAGGATACCGGCTCGGCGGGCATTTGGTGCTGCGTTACCGCCGCTGCGGGCAACGCGGCGCGTGCCGGAGTGCTGCGTCCGGTATTGCAGGCATACCGTCCGGGCACGATCAACCTGATGCTCGCCATCGACGGCTGCCTCACCCCGGCGGCGATGGTCAATGCCGTCATGACGGCCACCGAAGCCAAAGCCGCCGCCCTGGCCGATCTCGGCATCACCGACCCCGAGAATGGCTTGACGGCTACGGGCACAACCACGGACGCAGTTGTGCTCGCCGTGAGCGGAAGCCGGCGCTATGCGGCAGAGCATGTCTACGCCGGAACGGCCACTGATCTGGGCGGAGCCATCGGACGGCTCGTGTACACGGCGGTGACGGCAAGCCTGCAATCGGTGCAGGCTGCGCAGCTGTTAGATTCAGGAGCAGCAGCATTGGCACAGCAGGCGAGGAATTCCGACTTATGA
- the cbiB gene encoding adenosylcobinamide-phosphate synthase CbiB, whose translation MMRAGLLLAAYIVDRLVGDPRRLPHPVVGMGRAIAALERLIRRFCYKPRSLKRGGVLLPLIIAGGAWGLTVLVVWLLSRLSPWLAWAAEVWLISTTIASKGLKDAGMAVYGELLRGDIPAARKALGMIVGRDTAGLDSPEIVRGTVETVAENIVDAVISPLFYALLGGAPLAMAYRAVNTLDSMVGYKNDKYRDLGWASARLDDVANYIPARLTGLLLTLCAWLLRLDWRRCWHTVRRDARLHPSPNSGYPESAVAGALGIRLGGYNVYHGVSSFRAYMGDPLRTMEPEDIRLTSRIMMLAGTLFVCLCAAAAWLWAVAWR comes from the coding sequence ATGATGCGTGCAGGATTATTGCTGGCAGCGTACATCGTGGACCGGCTGGTGGGCGATCCGCGCAGGCTGCCCCATCCGGTGGTAGGGATGGGGCGGGCCATTGCTGCTCTTGAGCGGCTGATCCGCCGATTCTGCTACAAGCCGCGCAGCCTGAAGAGAGGTGGCGTGCTCCTGCCGCTGATTATAGCGGGCGGTGCCTGGGGACTGACGGTGCTGGTTGTCTGGCTGCTCTCACGGCTCTCGCCCTGGCTGGCCTGGGCCGCAGAGGTCTGGCTAATCTCCACGACCATCGCCTCCAAAGGTCTGAAGGACGCGGGGATGGCGGTATACGGCGAACTGCTGAGAGGCGATATCCCCGCAGCCCGCAAGGCACTCGGGATGATCGTTGGCCGGGACACCGCCGGACTGGACAGCCCGGAGATTGTACGCGGCACCGTGGAGACGGTGGCGGAGAACATTGTCGACGCGGTGATTTCGCCGCTATTCTACGCCCTGCTGGGCGGCGCGCCGCTGGCTATGGCCTACCGTGCGGTGAACACGCTTGACTCCATGGTCGGCTACAAAAACGATAAATACCGTGACCTCGGCTGGGCCTCAGCACGGCTGGACGACGTGGCCAACTATATTCCGGCCCGCCTGACCGGGCTACTGTTGACCTTATGTGCCTGGCTGCTGCGGCTTGACTGGCGCAGATGCTGGCACACCGTACGGCGCGATGCCCGCCTGCATCCCAGCCCCAACAGCGGCTACCCGGAATCGGCAGTGGCCGGTGCTCTGGGCATCCGTCTCGGCGGCTACAATGTCTACCACGGGGTAAGCTCGTTCCGCGCCTACATGGGGGACCCGCTACGGACGATGGAGCCGGAGGATATCAGGCTGACCTCGCGGATCATGATGCTGGCTGGCACCCTGTTTGTATGCCTGTGTGCCGCCGCGGCATGGCTGTGGGCTGTAGCCTGGAGGTGA
- a CDS encoding histidine phosphatase family protein, translating into MEHNKRTEPEADLELSLLRHGQTRWNAERRYLGHTDLPLFPGARDELLLRRDQPELSASFWRVYCSDLLRCRETLACVAPELISRARYDLRLRELNFGAWEGCTYEQLQHNKQYRSWVDDPAAVTPPKGEAWGAFTARLQHFLDELGQAAEQWHQAHQDHQDHQDHQEHQEHQDHQTHPVATQPLRVLIVTHGGVIRQLRAWSEAELSFYNAPAPPPGGITTIRLRMENGNWRF; encoded by the coding sequence ATGGAACACAATAAGAGAACAGAACCCGAAGCCGATCTGGAATTGTCGTTACTCCGCCATGGACAGACCCGGTGGAATGCAGAGCGGCGTTATTTGGGCCATACGGATCTTCCGCTGTTTCCCGGAGCGAGGGATGAATTGCTGCTGCGCCGGGATCAGCCGGAGCTGTCGGCCAGCTTCTGGCGTGTCTATTGCAGTGATTTGCTGCGTTGCCGGGAGACACTGGCCTGTGTGGCCCCTGAACTTATCTCCAGAGCAAGGTATGATCTACGGCTGCGCGAGCTGAATTTCGGGGCGTGGGAAGGCTGTACGTATGAGCAGCTGCAGCATAACAAGCAATACCGAAGCTGGGTTGATGATCCTGCTGCGGTCACGCCGCCCAAAGGGGAGGCCTGGGGGGCATTCACGGCGCGCCTGCAGCATTTCCTGGACGAGCTAGGGCAAGCCGCAGAGCAGTGGCACCAAGCCCACCAAGACCATCAAGACCACCAAGACCACCAAGAACATCAAGAACATCAAGACCACCAAACCCACCCTGTCGCTACCCAGCCGCTGCGCGTGCTGATCGTGACTCACGGCGGTGTTATCCGCCAGTTGCGGGCATGGTCTGAAGCAGAGCTAAGCTTCTACAACGCTCCTGCTCCGCCGCCAGGAGGCATAACGACAATCCGCCTTCGGATGGAGAATGGAAACTGGCGATTCTAA
- a CDS encoding PLP-dependent aminotransferase family protein, with amino-acid sequence MFKDFKLLPGRPVYIQVKDYMKHLILKGALQGGQKLPSTRELGTLLKVSRNSVISAYAGLEDDGFAYTLQGQGSYVAPAAANTGSLESEVWTMDWSQRLSAQAVLADELDIMKRGIRAEKGTISFTSIAPDESLFDLDNVKRAFLDRMAVEGNVLLNYGYARGYKPLIDYLKQYMEHKGVDLRGKEMLITNGFTEGFDLVLSTLGKRSGAVLCENPTHHTAIKNLRLHGFALTGIPMERDGLQLEALEQALAEREYDCAYLVPSYHNPTGIVMSPEKRLGLMKLMAEYKVPVIEDGFNEELRYSGSHVAPLIAAAGSGNGVIYLGSFSKVLFPGLRVGWVLADRQLIDALESVKRARTIHTSTLDQSILYQYLLGGNLEKYLKRARAEYKRKYELTLACCKEHISYTTVSGDGGLHLFVTFAEGFSTRELLAACRERGVIFTAGDIFFTNGEGLNTLRLGFSRVAEAEIRKGIEIIGRTAKEMMG; translated from the coding sequence ATGTTTAAGGATTTCAAGCTGCTGCCCGGACGTCCGGTCTATATACAAGTGAAGGATTACATGAAGCATCTGATTCTAAAAGGCGCCCTCCAAGGCGGTCAGAAGCTGCCTTCCACACGGGAGCTGGGCACACTGCTCAAGGTCAGCCGCAACTCGGTGATCTCCGCCTATGCGGGTCTGGAGGATGACGGGTTCGCTTATACCCTGCAGGGACAGGGCAGTTATGTCGCCCCCGCTGCGGCGAACACCGGAAGCCTGGAGAGCGAGGTCTGGACGATGGACTGGAGTCAGCGGCTGAGCGCCCAGGCGGTCCTGGCCGACGAGCTTGATATTATGAAACGTGGCATCCGCGCGGAGAAGGGCACGATTTCTTTTACCAGCATTGCGCCGGATGAGAGCCTGTTTGATCTCGATAATGTCAAAAGAGCGTTTCTGGACCGGATGGCCGTCGAAGGAAACGTGCTGCTCAACTACGGATATGCCAGGGGTTATAAACCTTTAATCGATTATTTAAAACAATATATGGAGCATAAGGGCGTGGATCTGCGCGGCAAGGAGATGCTGATTACCAACGGGTTCACGGAAGGGTTCGACCTGGTGCTGTCCACGCTGGGCAAGCGGAGCGGAGCGGTGCTCTGTGAGAATCCGACCCATCATACAGCGATCAAAAACCTGCGTCTGCACGGCTTCGCCCTGACCGGCATTCCCATGGAGCGGGACGGCCTTCAGCTGGAAGCACTGGAGCAGGCGCTTGCGGAACGCGAGTATGACTGTGCCTACCTGGTTCCTTCCTATCATAATCCTACCGGAATCGTGATGTCCCCCGAGAAAAGACTTGGCCTTATGAAGCTGATGGCAGAATACAAGGTGCCGGTAATCGAGGACGGCTTCAACGAGGAGCTGCGTTATTCAGGCTCCCACGTCGCCCCGTTAATTGCAGCGGCGGGCAGCGGGAACGGTGTGATTTACCTGGGCAGCTTCTCCAAGGTGCTGTTCCCCGGACTGCGGGTAGGCTGGGTGCTGGCAGACCGCCAGCTGATTGATGCTCTCGAAAGTGTCAAAAGAGCGCGAACCATCCACACCTCAACGCTCGACCAGTCGATTTTGTACCAATATCTGCTCGGTGGCAACCTGGAGAAGTATCTGAAGCGAGCCCGGGCGGAATATAAACGGAAATACGAATTAACGCTTGCCTGCTGCAAGGAGCATATTTCTTATACCACAGTGTCGGGAGACGGCGGGCTGCATCTGTTTGTGACGTTTGCCGAGGGCTTCAGCACGAGGGAGCTGCTGGCGGCTTGCCGGGAGCGGGGGGTTATTTTTACTGCGGGAGATATCTTCTTCACGAATGGCGAAGGGCTGAACACGCTGCGGCTGGGTTTCTCCAGAGTAGCTGAAGCTGAGATCCGCAAGGGAATCGAGATTATCGGCCGGACGGCGAAAGAAATGATGGGATGA
- a CDS encoding D-alanine--D-alanine ligase yields the protein MQRLKVGVIMGGVSSEYEVSLNTGREMLKHLDPSKYEGIPVIINRLDQLIEGVNGLDFALLALHGAYGEDGTVQGTLETLGIPYSGSGVLSSSLCMDKQLSKTILRHAGIPTPDWLCWDSMECYDTDAARRLGYPVMVKPNAGGSSIGMTKVNSGQELRNAVLKAFAEDACVMIERYTAGQEITCSLLNGKLLPVIGIRSLGEEWFDYSAKYEQGGADEQILQLPAATAERVQEAALASYRLLKCSVYARVDMMLKDGVPYVLEVNTLPGMTETSLLPQSALAAGFTFSGLLDAIITGSLQERSCRQGTVVSHV from the coding sequence ATGCAGCGGTTAAAAGTAGGGGTCATTATGGGCGGGGTATCCTCTGAATATGAGGTGTCGCTGAATACAGGACGGGAGATGCTGAAGCATCTGGACCCAAGCAAATATGAAGGCATTCCGGTGATCATTAACCGGCTGGATCAGCTGATCGAGGGCGTGAATGGGCTGGATTTCGCTCTGTTGGCCCTGCATGGGGCCTATGGCGAGGACGGTACGGTACAAGGGACGCTGGAAACGCTCGGCATTCCCTACTCCGGCAGCGGGGTACTGTCCAGCAGCCTGTGTATGGATAAGCAGCTGAGCAAAACCATTCTTCGCCACGCCGGCATCCCCACGCCTGACTGGCTCTGCTGGGACAGCATGGAGTGTTACGACACGGACGCCGCCCGGCGTCTCGGTTATCCAGTGATGGTGAAGCCGAACGCCGGCGGCTCCAGCATCGGGATGACGAAGGTGAACAGCGGACAGGAGCTGCGGAACGCAGTACTGAAGGCTTTTGCCGAGGATGCTTGCGTGATGATTGAGCGTTACACCGCAGGGCAGGAAATCACCTGTTCGCTGCTGAACGGAAAGCTGCTGCCGGTCATCGGCATTCGCTCGCTGGGTGAGGAATGGTTCGATTACAGTGCCAAATATGAACAGGGCGGGGCGGACGAACAGATTCTGCAGCTGCCAGCGGCAACCGCAGAACGGGTGCAGGAAGCGGCCTTGGCTAGCTACAGACTGCTGAAATGCTCGGTATATGCACGCGTGGATATGATGTTGAAGGATGGCGTTCCTTATGTGCTGGAAGTCAACACGCTTCCCGGCATGACCGAAACCAGCCTGCTTCCGCAAAGCGCACTTGCGGCGGGGTTTACTTTTAGCGGATTACTGGATGCAATTATCACCGGTTCACTCCAGGAACGAAGCTGCAGGCAAGGGACGGTGGTCAGTCATGTCTAG